In Hoeflea ulvae, one genomic interval encodes:
- a CDS encoding 16S rRNA (uracil(1498)-N(3))-methyltransferase, whose product MRANYKLQRLYLDAPLAQGEVLTLAREQAHYLMTVLRLDDGAEVLVFNGRDGEFSATLRPQGRKAANLEIGAQTRAQPEPSRLEFLFAPLKVGRLEYLVQKATEMGIHKITPVFTDHTQMHKINATRLEANILEAAEQCGNLAIPQLGDAVKLETLLGGWDPARRIIFCNESQAGDNPTAALSAITERDLALLVGPEGGFSERERELLTSLPHVTAIPLGPRILRADTAAVAALTAVQMTIGDW is encoded by the coding sequence ATGCGCGCAAATTACAAACTTCAACGGCTCTATCTCGACGCTCCGCTTGCCCAGGGCGAGGTTCTGACCCTTGCCCGGGAGCAGGCGCATTACCTCATGACGGTGTTGCGGCTCGACGACGGCGCCGAGGTTCTGGTGTTCAACGGACGCGACGGCGAATTCAGCGCGACGCTGCGGCCGCAAGGCAGGAAAGCGGCGAATCTCGAAATCGGCGCCCAGACTCGCGCGCAGCCTGAACCGTCGCGGCTCGAATTTCTGTTTGCTCCGCTCAAGGTCGGACGGCTGGAATATCTGGTTCAGAAGGCCACCGAAATGGGCATTCACAAGATCACTCCAGTGTTCACCGATCACACGCAGATGCACAAGATCAACGCCACGCGGCTGGAGGCCAATATTCTCGAAGCGGCGGAGCAATGCGGCAATCTTGCCATTCCGCAACTGGGGGACGCGGTGAAGCTCGAGACCCTGCTTGGCGGCTGGGACCCGGCGCGCCGGATCATCTTCTGCAATGAAAGTCAGGCCGGCGACAATCCGACGGCGGCGCTGTCCGCCATCACCGAACGCGACCTGGCGCTTCTGGTGGGGCCGGAGGGCGGATTTTCCGAGCGCGAGCGGGAGCTGCTGACCTCCCTGCCCCATGTCACCGCCATTCCGCTGGGACCGCGCATTCTGCGCGCAGACACCGCCGCAGTGGCAGCCCTGACCGCGGTGCAGATGACGATCGGCGACTGGTAG
- a CDS encoding LutB/LldF family L-lactate oxidation iron-sulfur protein yields the protein MELTANKFKANASKALVDAQLQKALGNVEKGFIGKRQKSVDALPEFDALRDNARDIKNHVLAHLDLYLEEYERKVTAAGGHVHWAETAEDARRIVLDICKKANARTVTKGKSMITEEIALNDHLEANGIEPVETDLGEYIIQLRGEHPSHIIAPAVHLNKEQVEGDFRRVHTHLAKDRDLSEPVSLLSEAREVLRQRYFAADVGITGANFLIAETGTSVIVTNEGNGDLTQTLGKVHVVVASIEKIVPTLEDTSQILRVLARSATGQDMSVYTTFSTGPKREEDPDGPDEYHVVLLDNGRSAMLGTEYQDMLRCIRCGACMNHCPVYHAVGGHAYGSVYPGPMGAVLTPSLNGIDETGQLPNASTFCGRCEAVCPMRIPLPKMMRHWREREFERNLTPLTARYGLKAWAYFAKRPKLYRFAASFGMPILSLMGGTSRRFRSLPFAGGWTRYRDLPAPEGRTFQQAWAQRESLKQETGQ from the coding sequence ATGGAACTCACCGCCAACAAATTCAAGGCCAATGCCTCCAAGGCGCTCGTTGACGCGCAGTTGCAGAAGGCGCTCGGCAATGTCGAGAAGGGCTTCATCGGCAAGCGGCAGAAATCCGTCGATGCACTGCCGGAATTCGATGCGCTTCGCGACAATGCCCGCGACATCAAGAACCATGTGCTGGCGCATCTCGACCTTTATCTCGAGGAATATGAGCGCAAGGTGACTGCCGCAGGCGGGCATGTTCACTGGGCCGAAACTGCCGAAGACGCCCGCCGCATCGTGCTCGACATCTGCAAGAAGGCAAACGCCCGCACGGTGACCAAGGGCAAGTCGATGATCACCGAGGAGATCGCGCTCAACGATCACCTTGAAGCCAACGGCATCGAGCCGGTGGAAACCGATCTGGGCGAGTACATCATCCAGCTGCGCGGCGAGCACCCGAGCCACATCATTGCACCGGCCGTGCATCTCAACAAGGAGCAGGTCGAAGGCGACTTCCGCCGGGTGCACACCCATCTGGCCAAGGACCGTGACCTTTCCGAGCCGGTATCGCTTCTGAGCGAAGCGCGCGAAGTGCTGCGCCAGCGTTATTTCGCCGCCGATGTCGGCATCACCGGCGCCAATTTCCTGATCGCCGAAACCGGCACCTCGGTGATCGTCACCAATGAGGGCAATGGCGACCTGACCCAGACGCTGGGCAAGGTGCATGTGGTCGTCGCCTCGATCGAGAAGATCGTACCGACGCTGGAAGACACCTCGCAGATCCTGCGGGTTCTGGCGCGCTCGGCCACCGGGCAGGACATGAGCGTCTACACGACGTTTTCCACCGGACCGAAGCGCGAGGAAGATCCCGACGGGCCGGATGAATATCACGTGGTGCTTCTGGACAATGGCCGCTCGGCAATGCTCGGCACCGAATATCAGGACATGCTGCGCTGCATCCGCTGCGGCGCCTGCATGAACCATTGCCCGGTCTATCATGCCGTCGGCGGCCACGCTTACGGGTCTGTCTATCCCGGCCCGATGGGTGCGGTGCTGACGCCTTCGCTCAACGGCATTGACGAGACCGGACAATTGCCCAACGCCTCGACCTTCTGCGGGCGCTGCGAGGCGGTGTGCCCGATGCGGATTCCCTTGCCCAAGATGATGCGGCATTGGCGCGAGCGCGAGTTCGAGCGCAATCTGACACCGCTGACTGCCCGCTACGGGCTCAAGGCCTGGGCCTATTTCGCCAAGCGACCAAAACTCTACCGGTTCGCAGCCTCGTTCGGCATGCCGATCCTGTCCCTGATGGGCGGCACCTCGCGGCGGTTCCGCTCCTTGCCCTTTGCCGGTGGCTGGACCCGCTACCGCGACCTGCCAGCGCCGGAAGGCCGCACCTTCCAGCAGGCCTGGGCGCAACGTGAATCGCTTAAGCAGGAGACGGGACAATGA
- a CDS encoding LutC/YkgG family protein produces the protein MSARDTVLGKIRASMRVQTSDDARRNMVAARLADAPTGVIPARAQLAAPEQVALFCAMAEQFGSTLARVNAYGDVAAEVSDYLRARNLPAAIRIGADERLAQAGWDAEKNLELRAGPSDGGDLAGVSHATAGIAETGTLALMSGQDNPTTINFLPEHHIVVIKAADIRGDLESVWAMVRELKGKGEMPRALNLITGPSRSGDIEQTILLGAHGPRALHVIVVA, from the coding sequence ATGAGCGCGCGCGACACGGTACTGGGCAAGATCCGCGCCTCGATGCGGGTTCAGACGTCAGACGACGCGCGCCGGAACATGGTTGCTGCAAGGCTGGCCGACGCGCCCACGGGAGTCATCCCGGCACGGGCGCAACTGGCCGCGCCGGAACAGGTGGCTCTGTTTTGCGCCATGGCCGAGCAGTTCGGGTCGACACTGGCCCGGGTGAACGCCTATGGCGACGTGGCTGCCGAGGTTTCCGACTATCTCCGGGCCCGCAACCTGCCGGCGGCGATCCGGATCGGTGCCGACGAGCGCCTGGCACAGGCCGGGTGGGACGCGGAAAAGAACCTCGAACTGCGCGCGGGGCCTTCGGATGGCGGCGACCTTGCCGGTGTCAGTCACGCCACGGCGGGCATTGCCGAGACCGGCACGCTGGCGCTGATGTCGGGCCAGGACAACCCGACAACAATCAATTTCCTGCCTGAACACCATATCGTTGTGATCAAGGCCGCCGACATCAGGGGCGATCTGGAAAGTGTCTGGGCCATGGTCCGCGAGCTCAAGGGCAAGGGTGAAATGCCGCGCGCGCTCAATCTGATCACCGGGCCGTCACGCTCGGGCGACATCGAACAGACCATCCTGCTCGGCGCCCATGGGCCGAGGGCGCTGCATGTCATTGTTGTCGCGTGA
- a CDS encoding metalloregulator ArsR/SmtB family transcription factor: protein MNNVYKALSHPVRRDILARLRHGPQTAGVLAEQFDLAKPTLSGHFSVLKDANLIEAERDGTRIVYHLKLSVLEEALSGAMDLFGIGAKSGERKIEPSS from the coding sequence ATGAATAATGTTTATAAGGCTCTCAGTCATCCTGTCAGGCGGGACATACTTGCTCGCTTGCGCCACGGACCGCAAACGGCCGGCGTGTTGGCCGAGCAGTTCGATCTGGCCAAGCCGACACTGTCAGGACACTTCTCGGTCCTCAAGGACGCCAACCTGATCGAGGCAGAAAGGGATGGCACGCGCATTGTCTATCACTTGAAGCTTTCCGTGCTTGAAGAGGCGCTCAGCGGTGCGATGGACCTGTTCGGAATCGGAGCAAAATCGGGGGAGAGAAAAATTGAACCATCCAGCTGA
- a CDS encoding DUF4870 family protein, whose amino-acid sequence MSNPDQAPEPRQTDRWLEPGKTNLQVIYILYLASFVIGITGIVGIVLAHLNRGKSEAWLESHYTWAIRTFWLGLLGALISGLLMIVMIGMLTMILVGIWVIVRTIVGLQKLSRNEPIGNPQSWLL is encoded by the coding sequence ATGAGCAATCCTGACCAGGCCCCTGAGCCACGCCAGACAGATCGCTGGCTCGAACCCGGCAAGACCAATCTGCAGGTGATCTACATCCTGTATCTGGCGAGCTTCGTCATCGGCATCACCGGCATTGTCGGCATCGTGCTGGCCCATCTCAACCGCGGCAAGTCCGAAGCCTGGCTCGAGAGCCATTACACCTGGGCAATCCGCACTTTTTGGCTCGGACTTTTGGGCGCATTGATAAGCGGGCTCTTGATGATCGTGATGATCGGCATGCTGACGATGATCCTCGTCGGCATCTGGGTCATTGTCCGCACCATCGTCGGTCTGCAGAAACTCAGCCGCAACGAACCCATTGGCAATCCGCAAAGCTGGCTGCTCTGA
- a CDS encoding LysE family translocator has translation MPVSPEHFAAFVLASVILLVIPGPTIIMVITQALAHGRKVALASVIGVGLGDLLATSLSIAGAGALLAASASLFQALKFVGAAYLIWIGYKMWRTPVTLPDMSDADVVEAPAKTATIFRDSFLITALNPKGILFFVAFVPQFIDPALPYTPQAATYVLTFTALGIINAAVFAFAAAGARQTIRRPEVMKIAMRSGGSLLMMAGIAAAFTRRAS, from the coding sequence ATGCCTGTTTCACCCGAACATTTCGCCGCTTTCGTTCTGGCCAGCGTCATTCTGCTGGTGATCCCCGGGCCGACCATCATCATGGTCATCACCCAGGCGCTGGCGCATGGGCGCAAGGTCGCGCTGGCAAGCGTGATCGGCGTGGGCCTTGGCGACCTGCTCGCGACATCGCTTTCGATCGCCGGTGCGGGTGCATTGCTGGCAGCATCGGCATCGCTGTTTCAGGCGCTGAAATTTGTCGGCGCGGCCTACCTGATCTGGATCGGTTACAAGATGTGGCGCACACCGGTGACGCTGCCGGACATGTCCGATGCCGACGTGGTGGAGGCTCCAGCGAAAACGGCGACGATCTTTCGCGATTCCTTCCTGATCACCGCACTTAACCCAAAGGGCATCCTGTTCTTCGTGGCCTTCGTGCCGCAGTTCATCGATCCCGCCCTGCCCTACACGCCGCAGGCCGCAACCTATGTGCTCACCTTCACGGCTCTGGGAATCATCAATGCTGCGGTGTTTGCATTTGCGGCGGCCGGCGCCCGGCAGACCATTCGCCGGCCTGAGGTGATGAAGATTGCCATGCGCAGCGGCGGATCGCTGTTGATGATGGCTGGCATCGCTGCGGCCTTCACACGCCGCGCGTCCTGA
- the glcF gene encoding glycolate oxidase subunit GlcF has product MQTNFTAEQLKDSGVAESEKILRKCVHCGFCTATCPTYVTLGNELDSPRGRIYLIKDMLENDRPADKQVVTHIDRCLSCLACMTTCPSGVNYMHLVDHARAHIEKTYQRPLADRMIRGLLALVLPYPGRFRASLHAARLGRPFAPLFRVLPGLKPMAAMLELAPASVPKPSKFAKPGLHPGTGAKRGRVAILTGCAQPVLKPGINEATIRLLNRIGVEVVVPQGEGCCGALVHHMGREHDAHEAARNNVDAWTRQIDQGGLDAIIITASGCGTTIKDYGYMLREDPAYAEKAAVVSALAKDITEYLASIEMPAPVNGANLVVAYHSACSMQHGQKITVQPKALLKAAGFTVKDPPEGHLCCGSAGTYNIMQPEIARTLRDRKVKNIERTRPDLIATGNIGCMTQIAGGTDIPIIHTVELLDWVYGGEKPAGLPEAVKTVRLEAAE; this is encoded by the coding sequence ATGCAGACCAATTTCACCGCCGAGCAGTTGAAAGATTCCGGTGTCGCCGAATCCGAAAAGATCCTCAGAAAATGCGTCCATTGCGGCTTCTGCACCGCCACCTGCCCGACCTATGTCACGCTCGGCAATGAGCTCGACAGCCCGCGCGGTCGGATCTATCTGATCAAGGACATGCTGGAAAATGACCGGCCCGCCGACAAGCAGGTGGTCACCCATATCGACCGCTGTCTGTCCTGTCTGGCCTGCATGACCACATGCCCGTCGGGCGTCAATTACATGCACCTGGTCGACCACGCCCGGGCCCATATCGAGAAAACCTATCAGCGGCCGCTGGCCGACCGCATGATCCGCGGGCTTCTTGCGCTGGTGCTGCCCTATCCCGGCCGCTTCCGCGCCTCGCTTCATGCGGCGCGCCTTGGCCGGCCCTTCGCACCGTTGTTTCGCGTTTTGCCGGGCTTGAAACCCATGGCGGCGATGCTCGAGCTCGCGCCGGCTTCCGTGCCAAAGCCGTCGAAATTCGCCAAGCCAGGGTTACATCCCGGAACAGGCGCAAAACGGGGCAGAGTGGCCATCCTCACCGGCTGCGCCCAGCCGGTGCTCAAGCCCGGCATCAACGAGGCGACGATCCGCTTGCTCAACCGCATCGGCGTCGAAGTGGTGGTGCCTCAAGGCGAGGGGTGCTGCGGCGCGCTGGTGCATCACATGGGCCGCGAGCATGATGCGCACGAAGCCGCGCGCAACAATGTCGATGCCTGGACCCGTCAGATCGACCAGGGCGGGCTCGACGCCATCATCATCACCGCCTCGGGCTGCGGCACCACCATCAAGGATTACGGCTACATGCTGCGCGAGGACCCGGCCTACGCGGAAAAAGCCGCCGTTGTCTCCGCGCTGGCCAAGGACATCACCGAATATCTCGCCAGCATCGAGATGCCCGCTCCGGTCAATGGCGCCAATCTTGTCGTGGCCTATCATTCGGCCTGTTCGATGCAGCATGGCCAGAAAATCACCGTGCAGCCCAAGGCATTGCTCAAGGCCGCGGGTTTCACCGTCAAGGATCCGCCCGAAGGCCACCTGTGCTGCGGCTCGGCCGGCACCTACAACATCATGCAACCCGAGATCGCCCGCACCCTGCGCGACCGCAAGGTCAAGAACATCGAGCGCACCCGGCCCGATCTGATCGCCACCGGCAATATCGGCTGCATGACCCAGATCGCCGGCGGCACCGATATCCCGATTATCCACACGGTGGAATTGCTCGACTGGGTCTATGGCGGGGAAAAGCCTGCCGGATTGCCGGAGGCGGTCAAGACGGTGCGGCTGGAAGCCGCCGAATAG
- a CDS encoding FAD-binding oxidoreductase, giving the protein MSDLIAFLEPDRAVMDRRPAIIADLAGLLPASCLITEARELMPFDTDAFVSYRRMPLAVVLPETTAQVAAVLKYCNDNAIPVIPRGAGTSLSGGAIPQEDAIVIGVSKMNQILDVDFPNRAAVVQAGVTNISISQAVEADGFFYAPDPSSQLACTIGGNIGMNSGGAHCLKYGVTTNNLMGVKMVMFDGSIVEIGGKALDSAGYDLLGLICGSEGQLGIVTEATVRLIARPEGARPVLFGFESSVAAGACVTDIIGSGIIPVAIEFMDKPAIEICEAFAQAGYPMDVEALLIVEVEGSDAEMDAMLERIIAIAGKHGVKTIRESQSATEAALIWKGRKSAFGATGRIADYICMDGTVPLGQLSHVLAKTSEIIDRYGLRVANVFHAGDGNMHPLILFDANDPEESLKAEMAGNDILKLCVDAGGCLTGEHGVGIEKRDLMRHQYSDIDLAQQMRVRAAFDPKWIMNPSKVFPLDRRNGSQKGNQSATAEGRTAA; this is encoded by the coding sequence ATGTCGGACCTGATCGCCTTTTTGGAGCCTGACAGAGCGGTCATGGATCGCCGTCCGGCCATCATTGCCGACCTTGCAGGTTTGCTGCCCGCCTCCTGCCTGATCACCGAGGCGCGCGAGCTGATGCCGTTCGATACCGATGCCTTCGTTTCCTACCGGCGGATGCCGCTGGCGGTGGTCTTGCCCGAAACCACCGCCCAGGTCGCAGCCGTGCTGAAATATTGCAACGACAATGCCATTCCGGTGATCCCGCGCGGAGCAGGCACCTCGCTGTCGGGCGGCGCGATCCCGCAGGAAGACGCCATCGTCATCGGCGTCTCCAAGATGAACCAGATCCTCGATGTCGACTTTCCCAACCGCGCGGCGGTGGTCCAGGCCGGTGTCACCAATATCTCAATCAGCCAGGCGGTCGAGGCGGATGGCTTCTTCTATGCCCCTGATCCCAGTTCGCAGCTGGCCTGCACCATCGGTGGCAATATCGGGATGAATTCCGGGGGCGCGCACTGTCTCAAATATGGTGTCACCACCAACAATCTGATGGGCGTCAAGATGGTGATGTTCGATGGCTCCATCGTCGAGATCGGTGGCAAGGCGCTGGATTCGGCAGGATATGACCTGCTGGGCCTGATCTGCGGCTCGGAAGGCCAGCTCGGCATTGTCACCGAGGCAACCGTCAGGCTGATTGCCAGACCGGAGGGCGCCCGCCCGGTGCTGTTCGGCTTCGAAAGCTCGGTCGCAGCAGGGGCCTGCGTCACCGACATCATCGGTTCAGGCATCATCCCGGTCGCCATCGAATTCATGGACAAGCCGGCCATCGAGATCTGCGAAGCCTTCGCCCAGGCGGGCTATCCGATGGATGTCGAGGCGCTGCTGATCGTCGAGGTCGAGGGCTCGGATGCGGAGATGGACGCCATGCTCGAGCGCATCATCGCGATTGCGGGCAAGCACGGTGTGAAGACCATCCGCGAAAGCCAGTCCGCCACCGAAGCGGCGCTGATCTGGAAGGGGCGCAAATCGGCCTTCGGCGCCACCGGCCGGATCGCGGACTATATCTGCATGGACGGCACTGTGCCGCTGGGACAACTCTCCCACGTGCTGGCCAAGACCTCCGAGATCATCGACCGGTACGGTTTGCGCGTTGCCAATGTTTTTCACGCCGGCGACGGCAACATGCATCCGCTGATCCTGTTTGACGCCAATGATCCCGAAGAAAGCCTCAAGGCGGAAATGGCCGGCAATGATATCCTCAAACTCTGTGTCGATGCCGGTGGCTGCCTGACCGGTGAACATGGCGTCGGCATCGAAAAGCGCGATCTGATGCGGCATCAATATTCCGATATCGATCTGGCCCAGCAGATGCGGGTGCGCGCTGCCTTTGATCCAAAATGGATTATGAACCCGTCCAAGGTGTTTCCTCTGGATCGTCGCAATGGCAGCCAGAAGGGCAATCAAAGTGCCACTGCCGAAGGCAGGACAGCAGCATGA
- a CDS encoding (Fe-S)-binding protein, with product MTSSETKVAEQPRVGLFATCLVDLFRPSVGFASVKLLQDAGCEVHVPAAQTCCGQPAYNTGDRADTREIAEQVIEAFEGFDFIVAPSGSCASMLKKHYPGLFAGDAAWEARATAFSAKCHELISFLTDVMMVRDTGAALDATITYHDSCSGLRELAIKDQPRKLLGNVSGVEVREMTDSDVCCGFGGTFCVKYSDISNAIVTKKVGNIDASGADMLLAGDLGCLMNMAGKLKRQGSDVEVRHVAEVLAGMTSQPPIAGSGK from the coding sequence GTGACGTCGAGTGAAACGAAGGTTGCCGAGCAGCCGCGTGTAGGACTTTTTGCGACCTGTCTGGTCGACCTTTTCAGACCCTCGGTCGGCTTTGCCAGCGTCAAGCTGCTGCAAGACGCCGGCTGCGAGGTGCATGTGCCTGCGGCCCAGACCTGTTGCGGCCAGCCCGCCTACAACACCGGCGACAGGGCAGATACGCGCGAGATCGCGGAACAGGTGATCGAGGCCTTCGAGGGCTTTGACTTCATTGTCGCGCCGTCGGGGTCCTGCGCGTCGATGCTGAAGAAGCACTATCCCGGATTGTTTGCAGGTGACGCAGCCTGGGAAGCGCGCGCGACGGCTTTTTCCGCCAAATGCCACGAGCTGATCTCGTTTCTCACCGATGTGATGATGGTGCGCGACACCGGCGCGGCGCTTGACGCCACGATCACCTATCACGATTCCTGCTCGGGACTGCGCGAACTCGCGATCAAGGACCAGCCGCGCAAGCTGCTGGGCAATGTCAGCGGCGTCGAAGTCCGCGAAATGACCGATTCGGATGTCTGCTGCGGTTTCGGCGGCACCTTCTGCGTCAAATATTCCGACATTTCCAATGCCATCGTCACGAAGAAGGTCGGCAATATCGATGCATCCGGCGCCGACATGCTGCTGGCCGGCGATCTCGGTTGCCTGATGAACATGGCCGGCAAACTCAAGCGCCAGGGATCTGATGTCGAGGTTCGCCATGTCGCCGAAGTGCTGGCGGGCATGACCAGCCAGCCGCCGATCGCCGGCAGCGGCAAATAG
- the glcE gene encoding glycolate oxidase subunit GlcE, with protein MSATDIQYPETEAEVARIVTEAHAAKHPVEIRGNGTKLSFGRPVQSAATLSLARLSGITNYDPAELVMAARAGTPLAEIEAALDANNQMLTFEPVDYRPLLGSTGEPTIGGVFAANISGPRRLLAGAARDSLLGVRFVNGTGEIVKSGGRVMKNVTGLDLVKLLAGSWGTLGVLCEVIFKVLPRPETAVTIVVSGLNDAEAAEAMAAALAMSVEVSGAAHLPESVVHKFAGAGLPGGPATVLRLEGLTPSVEVRTERLLAEMGRRGEVTVLETAGSDQLWRDIRDVKPFADGSMKPVWRVSVAPSVGHQLVAALRLKTGVNAFYDWQGGLVWLCMEADPEADLIRQYIKALGGGHATLVRADAAIRTSVPVFEPQPKPLEALARRIKDQFDPGGVLNPGRMTETM; from the coding sequence ATGAGCGCGACAGACATCCAGTATCCCGAAACCGAAGCCGAGGTGGCGCGCATTGTCACCGAGGCACATGCCGCCAAACATCCGGTCGAGATCAGGGGCAACGGCACCAAGCTGAGCTTTGGCCGCCCGGTGCAATCCGCAGCGACATTGTCGCTGGCAAGGCTCAGCGGCATCACCAATTACGATCCCGCAGAACTGGTGATGGCAGCCCGAGCCGGCACGCCGCTTGCCGAGATCGAGGCGGCGCTTGACGCCAACAACCAGATGCTGACCTTCGAGCCGGTGGATTACCGGCCGCTGCTCGGTTCCACCGGCGAGCCGACAATCGGCGGCGTGTTTGCCGCAAACATCTCCGGTCCACGGCGCTTGCTCGCAGGTGCTGCGCGCGACAGCCTGCTTGGTGTCCGCTTCGTCAACGGGACCGGCGAGATCGTCAAGAGCGGCGGCCGGGTGATGAAGAACGTCACTGGTCTGGATCTGGTCAAGCTGCTGGCGGGCTCCTGGGGCACGCTCGGAGTGCTCTGCGAAGTCATCTTCAAGGTGCTGCCCAGGCCTGAAACCGCGGTCACCATCGTGGTGTCCGGTCTCAACGACGCCGAGGCCGCCGAGGCCATGGCGGCAGCGCTTGCGATGTCGGTGGAAGTGTCGGGAGCGGCGCATCTGCCCGAAAGTGTCGTGCACAAATTTGCGGGCGCCGGCCTCCCCGGCGGCCCGGCAACCGTTTTGCGGCTTGAAGGTCTCACCCCGTCTGTCGAGGTGCGTACCGAGCGGCTGCTGGCTGAGATGGGCCGTCGCGGCGAGGTCACGGTGCTCGAGACCGCCGGTTCAGACCAGCTCTGGCGCGACATCCGCGATGTCAAACCCTTTGCCGATGGCTCGATGAAGCCTGTCTGGCGAGTTTCGGTTGCACCATCCGTCGGGCACCAACTGGTCGCGGCCTTGCGGCTCAAAACCGGCGTCAACGCCTTTTACGATTGGCAGGGCGGGCTGGTCTGGCTGTGCATGGAGGCTGATCCCGAAGCCGATCTGATCCGGCAATATATCAAGGCGCTCGGCGGTGGTCACGCCACGCTGGTGCGCGCCGATGCGGCGATCCGGACCAGCGTGCCGGTGTTCGAACCGCAGCCCAAACCGCTGGAAGCTCTGGCGCGGCGGATCAAGGACCAGTTCGATCCCGGCGGCGTTCTCAATCCGGGTCGCATGACCGAAACCATGTGA
- a CDS encoding DUF1648 domain-containing protein, whose product MNHPAETSAVAATSGAALASVLAYGHIDPSAQIAMHWNIHGEPDRYAGKLEALLLLPGLMLLTTLLLLAISRSKAGRHTRKENPATWLAGWAGGFLVMLSVHLAVLWNAISQQTEFAGLSPVLAVVALVLIWLGNVLPKTRPNPFVGVRTASTLADRGAWGTSNRFAGWTFVLTGLAALAMLVSGHPNFAIQALVAGLVVSALVSILIGRLTRQQ is encoded by the coding sequence TTGAACCATCCAGCTGAAACCTCTGCCGTTGCCGCAACTTCGGGCGCAGCGTTAGCATCCGTTCTTGCCTATGGCCACATCGATCCTTCAGCGCAGATTGCCATGCACTGGAACATCCACGGCGAGCCTGACCGCTATGCCGGCAAGCTGGAAGCCCTGTTGCTGCTGCCCGGCCTCATGCTGCTCACCACCCTGTTGCTTCTCGCCATCAGCCGAAGCAAGGCGGGACGCCACACGCGCAAGGAAAATCCGGCAACCTGGCTGGCCGGATGGGCCGGCGGATTTCTGGTGATGCTTTCCGTTCACCTGGCTGTCTTGTGGAATGCGATATCGCAGCAGACTGAATTCGCCGGACTGTCACCGGTGCTTGCAGTGGTGGCACTGGTCCTGATCTGGCTTGGCAACGTGCTGCCAAAGACCCGGCCGAACCCGTTTGTCGGCGTCAGGACGGCTTCGACGCTCGCAGACCGTGGCGCCTGGGGAACGTCCAACCGCTTTGCTGGCTGGACTTTCGTGCTCACGGGACTGGCGGCCCTCGCAATGCTTGTCAGCGGTCACCCCAATTTTGCCATCCAGGCGCTTGTCGCCGGATTGGTGGTCAGTGCCCTGGTTTCAATCCTGATCGGCAGACTCACGCGACAACAATGA
- a CDS encoding FCD domain-containing protein, producing the protein MTTDIFARIAHSRTSDEVVHQIEVLVLEGILRVGDRLPGERELAKQFDVSRPILREALKVLEGRGLLSTQHGGGTFVADVIGQVFTRPVMELITRHQKATLDYLEYRREMEGISAEFAARRATEADKALLTRIVAAMKTAHLKDNFEEEAAIDVEFHSAIGECAHNIILLHTLRSCYRLLAEGVFYNRAMVYNLPGAREKLLEQHLAIYDAVMAGDPEAGRQAAQAHIDFVARAMTDAERSGDWERVSRLRLQQRAPDLSGARKTTKQKQSEAAE; encoded by the coding sequence ATGACCACGGACATTTTTGCACGCATTGCGCACAGCCGGACATCTGATGAAGTGGTTCATCAGATCGAGGTGCTGGTGCTCGAGGGCATCCTGCGGGTGGGCGATCGTCTTCCCGGCGAGCGCGAGCTTGCCAAGCAGTTCGATGTCTCGCGGCCGATCCTGCGCGAAGCCCTGAAAGTCCTTGAAGGCCGCGGCCTGCTCTCGACCCAGCATGGAGGCGGCACTTTTGTCGCCGATGTCATCGGCCAGGTCTTCACCCGGCCGGTGATGGAGCTGATCACCCGGCATCAGAAGGCGACCCTCGACTACCTCGAATACCGCCGCGAGATGGAAGGCATTTCGGCAGAATTCGCCGCCCGCCGGGCGACAGAGGCCGACAAGGCACTGCTGACCCGGATTGTCGCCGCGATGAAGACGGCACATCTGAAGGACAATTTCGAGGAAGAGGCGGCGATCGACGTCGAATTCCATAGCGCCATCGGCGAATGCGCCCACAATATCATTCTGCTTCACACCCTGCGCTCCTGCTACAGGCTGCTGGCCGAGGGCGTGTTCTACAACCGCGCCATGGTCTACAATCTGCCGGGTGCGCGCGAAAAACTTCTGGAACAGCATCTGGCCATTTACGACGCAGTAATGGCCGGCGATCCGGAAGCCGGCCGCCAGGCGGCCCAGGCCCATATCGATTTTGTCGCCCGGGCGATGACGGATGCCGAACGCTCGGGAGACTGGGAACGGGTATCCCGACTTCGCCTGCAACAGCGCGCGCCCGACCTTTCGGGCGCCAGAAAAACCACCAAGCAAAAACAATCGGAGGCGGCAGAGTGA